The following are from one region of the Methanospirillum hungatei genome:
- the hisB gene encoding imidazoleglycerol-phosphate dehydratase HisB: MRSAKISRKTKETDIIIQFSLDGSGTSTLNTGIPFFNHMLDAFTRHGKFDLEIIATGDLETGPHHTIEDIGIVLGQAFLKALGDGKGISRFASIVVPMDESRAEVALDVGGRPYLVFEGSFSGPVEGVLEPWLVCHFFESFMQNAKITAHMNVSGFSDHHKCEALFKAFGIALRMAIRVDSQDNSIPSTKGVL; the protein is encoded by the coding sequence ATGAGATCTGCAAAAATATCTCGCAAAACAAAAGAAACCGATATTATAATTCAATTTTCTCTGGACGGGTCCGGAACCTCAACCCTGAATACGGGCATCCCTTTTTTCAACCATATGCTTGATGCTTTTACAAGACATGGAAAATTTGATCTGGAAATTATTGCAACTGGAGATTTGGAAACCGGACCTCATCATACCATTGAAGATATTGGAATCGTTCTGGGTCAGGCTTTTTTAAAAGCTCTTGGTGATGGAAAGGGCATATCCAGATTTGCCAGCATTGTAGTGCCTATGGATGAGTCAAGGGCGGAGGTTGCTCTTGATGTTGGAGGCCGACCATATCTTGTTTTTGAAGGTTCTTTTAGTGGTCCTGTTGAAGGGGTCTTGGAACCCTGGCTTGTCTGTCATTTTTTTGAAAGTTTTATGCAAAATGCTAAAATTACTGCTCACATGAATGTTTCAGGTTTCTCAGATCATCATAAATGTGAGGCCCTCTTTAAAGCCTTTGGAATTGCATTACGAATGGCAATTCGTGTTGACAGTCAGGATAACTCTATCCCAAGTACAAAAGGTGTGCTGTAA
- a CDS encoding histone family protein produces the protein MADLPIAAVVRIAKKNGAERVGSDAAAALVAKAEDYIANLTREANRLAQHAGRKTIKEEDVKMAAENA, from the coding sequence ATGGCAGACTTACCTATTGCAGCAGTTGTAAGAATTGCAAAGAAAAATGGGGCTGAGCGTGTGGGAAGCGATGCAGCAGCAGCTCTTGTAGCAAAAGCAGAAGATTACATTGCGAACCTTACCAGGGAAGCAAACAGACTTGCCCAGCATGCCGGCAGAAAGACGATCAAGGAAGAAGACGTCAAAATGGCAGCAGAGAATGCCTAA